Proteins from one Actinomycetota bacterium genomic window:
- a CDS encoding ArgR family transcriptional regulator: MGKREERQSLIKAIVREELIRTQRDLVEGLMRRGLNCTQATVSRDISNLGLRKLPEGIYVLAEDLHLQRMISELVVDVVHSGNLMLVKASPGTAPGVAAAMDKAELAGVLGSIAGDDTVLVIAENEIEAQRLKDQLSKFRGK; encoded by the coding sequence ATGGGGAAGCGTGAAGAGCGACAGAGCCTGATAAAGGCGATTGTTCGAGAAGAGTTGATACGTACCCAGCGAGATCTTGTAGAGGGCCTAATGAGGCGAGGCCTAAACTGCACACAGGCGACCGTGTCGAGGGATATTTCCAACCTGGGCCTGCGCAAACTCCCCGAGGGGATATATGTGCTCGCAGAAGATTTGCACCTTCAGCGTATGATCTCTGAGCTGGTGGTCGACGTTGTGCATAGTGGAAATTTAATGCTCGTCAAAGCTTCACCAGGGACCGCTCCGGGAGTGGCGGCGGCAATGGACAAAGCCGAGCTTGCTGGGGTTCTCGGCAGTATAGCTGGAGACGATACCGTGCTTGTGATAGCCGAAAATGAGATTGAGGCCCAGCGACTAAAAGATCAGTTGTCGAAGTTTCGAGGGAAATAA
- the argF gene encoding ornithine carbamoyltransferase — MGGSMKGRDLLTMADLSAEELRLILDQATRQKREWAQGDRRQTHADSSVALIFMKPSLRTRVSFEVACHRLGAYPVVLSGSDNVFSRGESVYDSVKTLERYVDAICVRTFQHSQVDALAEISRAPVINMLTDDHHPCQGLADLLTVEEHFGKLSGLTLAYIGDGNNMANTYMLAGAIAGMNVVIAVPAGYEPPDAVVRQARLLGNSTKASIHLVRDPREAVRGANIVVTDTWTSMGQEDERADRLLAFAGYCVDESMMKLADRDAVFMHCLPAHRGEEVTDAVLDGSNSLIFEQAENRLHVQKALLSLVIA, encoded by the coding sequence ATGGGAGGTTCGATGAAGGGTCGAGATTTACTCACCATGGCAGATCTTTCCGCCGAGGAGCTACGCCTCATTCTGGATCAAGCCACTCGGCAGAAGCGTGAGTGGGCGCAGGGCGACAGGAGACAAACCCATGCGGACAGCTCTGTGGCTCTCATATTTATGAAACCTTCGCTGCGCACACGTGTTTCCTTCGAAGTCGCTTGTCACAGGCTGGGGGCCTATCCTGTTGTATTGAGCGGCAGCGACAACGTGTTTTCTCGGGGCGAGAGCGTCTACGACTCGGTTAAAACGCTCGAGCGCTACGTGGATGCTATCTGTGTGCGAACCTTTCAGCACTCACAGGTCGATGCGCTGGCTGAAATCTCAAGAGCTCCGGTCATAAATATGCTCACCGACGACCATCATCCATGCCAGGGACTCGCCGATCTGCTGACAGTAGAGGAGCACTTCGGAAAGCTTTCCGGTCTCACCTTGGCGTACATAGGTGATGGGAACAACATGGCTAATACCTACATGCTTGCTGGAGCCATTGCTGGCATGAACGTTGTTATCGCCGTTCCAGCTGGGTATGAGCCTCCAGACGCGGTTGTGAGGCAAGCTCGTCTCCTCGGCAATAGCACAAAGGCGAGCATTCACCTGGTGCGAGATCCCCGCGAAGCGGTCCGCGGTGCAAACATTGTCGTAACGGATACCTGGACGTCGATGGGGCAGGAAGACGAGCGCGCAGATAGACTTCTGGCTTTTGCCGGGTACTGCGTAGATGAGAGCATGATGAAACTCGCTGACCGTGACGCGGTATTCATGCATTGCCTGCCGGCGCACCGCGGGGAAGAGGTCACCGATGCAGTTTTGGATGGCTCTAACTCTCTGATTTTTGAGCAGGCAGAAAATCGCTTGCACGTACAGAAAGCGTTACTTTCACTGGTAATTGCCTAA